A part of Gambusia affinis linkage group LG19, SWU_Gaff_1.0, whole genome shotgun sequence genomic DNA contains:
- the tmem104 gene encoding transmembrane protein 104 encodes MAGGITETGEPYSPFVGLVYMFNLIVGTGALTMPKAFAAAGWVVSLSLIVFLAFMSYMTTTFVIEAMAAANAQLRWKRREQEETDDADSMTDDSDDDSGQGRSEPETKPILSVQRSGHDHFDIVERVEMGQMASMFFNKVGVNMFYICIIVYLYGDLAIYAAAVPISLMEVACGNHSCSAGSVKYNDTDACWGSVTRKDAYMVFLSLFTLLLGPFTFFNAQKTKYLQILTSLMRWIAFTMMIILALIRIGKGTGEGRPPVASLSGVPNLFGVCVYSFMCQHSLPSLVTPISDKKRVGSLVLADYVLILGFYVLLSFTAIFCFDSSLLHDMYTLNFTDNCDVLDIPVLRYFLGLFPVFTISTNFPIIAVTLRNNWKTLFHRDGGTYPWVVDRVVFPLITLVPPIVVAFCTHNLETLVGITGSYAGTGIQYVIPAFLVFYARRHLEPVMGRDAVNKHRSPFRHAFWVWFVLAWAASCLMFVTANIILTETKK; translated from the exons ATGGCAGGTGGAATCACAGAAACCGGCGAGCCGTACTCTCCATTT GTGGGGCTGGTGTACATGTTCAACCTGATAGTGGGAACAGGAGCCCTGACCATGCCGAAAGCCTTCGCTGCAGCCGGTTGGGTGGTCAGCTTGTCGCTCATCGTCTTTTTAGCATTCATGAG CTATATGACAACCACTTTTGTGATCGAGGCGATGGCGGCGGCCAATGCTCAGCTGCGTTGGAAGAGAAGAGAGCAGGAAGAG ACTGACGACGCCGACTCCATGACCGACGATTCGGATGACGATTCGGGTCAAGGTCGGTCGGAACCGGAAACGAAGCCCATCCTGTCTGTCC AGAGGTCGGGTCATGATCACTTCGACATCGTGGAGCGGGTCGAGATGGGTCAGATGGCCTCCATGTTCTTCAACAAAG TCGGAGTCAACATGTTTTACATCTGCATCATCGTCTACCTGTACGGCGACCTGGCCATCTACGCCGCCGCCGTGCCCATTTCGCTCATGGAGGTCGCCTG TGGGAATCACTCCTGCAGCGCCGGCAGTGTGAAGTACAACGACACCGACGCCTGCTGGGGCTCCGTCACCAGGAAGGACGCCTACATGGTGTTCCTG AGCCTGTTTACCCTTCTGTTGGGGCCTTTCACCTTCTTCAACGCCCAGAAGACCAAATATCTTCAGATTCTCACCTCACTCATGCGTTGGATCG cttTCACCATGATGATCATCTTGGCTCTGATCCGGATCGGTAAAGGAACGGGCGAGGGCCGTCCTCCGGTCGCCAGCCTCTCCGGAGTGCCCAACCTGTTCGGCGTGTGCGTCTACTCCTTCATGTGCCAGCACTCCCTGCCCTCCCTGGTGACGCCCATCTCGGATAAGAAGCGGGTCGGCAGCCTGGTTCTGGCCGACTACGTCCTCATCCTGGGCTTCTACGTCCTGCTGTCGTTCACAGCCATCTTCTGCTTCGACAGCTCGCTGCTGCACGACATGTACACCCTGAACTTCACCGACAACTGCGACGTGTTGGACATCCCGGTGCTGCGCTACTTCCTGGGCTTGTTTCCCGTCTTCACCATCAGCACCAACTTCCCCATCATCGCTGTGACGCTGCGCAACAACTGGAAGACGCTGTTCCACCGGGACGGCGGCACCTACCCGTGGGTGGTGGACCGGGTCGTGTTTCCCCTCATCACCCTGGTGCCGCCCATCGTGGTGGCGTTCTGCACGCACAATCTGGAGACCCTGGTGGGAATCACGGGGTCGTACGCGGGGACGGGGATCCAGTACGTCATCCCGGCGTTCCTGGTGTTCTACGCCAGGCGCCACCTGGAGCCCGTGATGGGCCGAGACGCCGTCAACAAGCACCGCTCTCCGTTCCGCCACGCCTTCTGGGTGTGGTTCGTGTTGGCGTGGGCGGCGTCCTGCCTCATGTTCGTCACCGCCAACATCATCCTGACTGAGACGAAGAAATGA